The proteins below are encoded in one region of Rhododendron vialii isolate Sample 1 chromosome 7a, ASM3025357v1:
- the LOC131333513 gene encoding uncharacterized protein LOC131333513 produces the protein MRGANSNTLDTISAAATAIASAENRVPQASVQKRRWGSCLSIPWCFGSHKQTKRIGHAVLVPEATAPGTEVSSAENPSRAPSRVLPFIAPPSSPASFLQSEPPSGFHSPAGSVSFTSMSNCMCSPGPASMFSIGPYAHETQLVSPPVFSTFTTEPSTAPFTPPPESVQFTTPSSPDVPFARLFDPNHQNGKAGQRFPFSQCEFQPYHHHYTENPVSHLTSPGSGISASGTSSPFRIGDPPKLWNLDKLSALEWGPQQGSGSLTPDAVGPRSQDSFPLGQQSSYLPPCANSLNGRRNGEVTFDHRVSFEITAEDVLRCLAKEQSMARAMSPLVENAEVAAVEDENSSEVPNSHEVEKASADGEGGCRLQKHQSIYLGSVNEFNFENPDGGGDSDEHVAIGSDWWSNENVLVEGGPKNWSFFPMIQPGVS, from the exons atgaGAGGCGCGAACAGCAACACGCTGGACACTATAAGCGCGGCCGCGACTGCGATCGCGTCGGCTGAGAATCGTGTGCCCCAAGCTTCAGTTCAG AAAAGAAGGTGGGGAAGCTGCTTGAGCATACCCTGGTGTTTTGGATctcacaaacaaacaaagcgaATTGGGCATGCAGTTCTTGTTCCTGAAGCAACAGCCCCAGGAACAGAGGTTTCCAGTGCTGAAAATCCATCCCGAGCACCTTCCAGGGTACTTCCCTTCATTGCCCCTCCCTCCTCGCCTGCTTCTTTCCTTCAGTCTGAACCCCCTTCTGGTTTTCATTCACCCGCTGGATCAGTTTCCTTTACCTCTATGTCTAACTGCATGTGCTCACCCGGGCCCGCCTCCATGTTCTCTATTGGACCTTATGCACATGAAACCCAGTTAGTCTCACCCCCCGTCTTCTCCACCTTCACCACTGAACCATCCACAGCTCCTTTCACTCCTCCTCCCGAGTCTGTCCAGTTTACCACACCTTCCTCACCCGACGTTCCATTTGCTAGGCTTTTTGACCCCAATCACCAAAATGGCAAAGCCGGTCAAAGATTCCCTTTTTCCCAATGCGAGTTTCAGCCTTATCACCACCATTATACTGAAAATCCTGTCAGCCACTTGACCTCACCCGGTTCAGGTATCTCAGCTTCAGGAACCTCATCTCCTTTTCGAATTGGAGATCCTCCCAAGCTCTGGAACCTTGACAAGCTGTCTGCACTTGAGTGGGGACCGCAGCAAGGATCTGGTTCACTGACCCCTGATGCTGTGGGACCCAGATCTcaggacagttttcctcttgGCCAACAAAGTTCTTACCTCCCACCATGCGCGAATTCATTAAATGGACGCCGAAATGGTGAAGTGACATTTGATCATAGAGTATCTTTTGAGATTACAGCTGAAGATGTTCTCAGATGCTTGGCAAAGGAGCAATCCATGGCCAGGGCTATGTCCCCACTTGTAGAGAATGCAGAAGTTGCTGCTGTAGAGGATGAAAATTCATCCGAGGTGCCTAATAGTCATGAGGTGGAGAAAGCTTCTGCCGATGGGGAGGGTGGGTGTCGACTTCAGAAACATCAGTCCATATATCTTGGTTCTGTTAACGAATTCAACTTTGAAAACCCAGATGGGGGAGGAGACTCCGATGAGCATGTTGCTATTGGTTCCGACTGGTGGTCCAATGAGAATGTACTAGTGGAGGGTGGACCTAAGAACTGGTCCTTCTTCCCTATGATTCAGCCAGGAGTCAGCTAA